A window of the Fulvia fulva chromosome 3, complete sequence genome harbors these coding sequences:
- a CDS encoding Ecp24-2: MRLPSASWIPLAISLVITRGFCYDPVDVEGYFPAWTSPFGDNTPINFRPGKHDHQFCGVMRSASDAPSDNFPIYRTYCFIAGDNANKCMGETGYVLLCKD, translated from the exons ATGCGTCTTCCTTCGGCTTCTTGGATTCCTCTTGCTATTTCTCTTGTAATAACCAGAGGTTTCTGCTACGATCCCGTCGATGTAGAAGGGTACTTCCCGGCCTGGACATCTCCTTTTGGAGACAACACCCCTATCAATTTTCGCCCAGGAAAACACGACCACCAATTCTGC GGTGTAATGAGGAGCGCAAGTGATGCACCTTCGGACAATTTCCCAATATACCGAACCTATTGTTTCATAGCAGGAGATAACGCGAACAAATGCATGGGAGAAACTGGGTACGTTTTGCTTTGCAAGGATTAG